The Medicago truncatula cultivar Jemalong A17 chromosome 4, MtrunA17r5.0-ANR, whole genome shotgun sequence genome includes a region encoding these proteins:
- the LOC25493559 gene encoding uncharacterized protein produces MKGKIKEIIRDEESEKISKSKKRKCDVMSSDKLAEEPKKADYGFDYEIKGEYYVFKDKSNSIKCMTPDDFHYFYRKKTKEEQFEDSYDERDEEFENEEDFDDYDISYWKIKDEDQPKAIKTKFSDGDFILQAFEETMLKRRVPGGGKGKESEDISTLEELSSSDVQKWKSADANDDSVFGADYALV; encoded by the exons ATGAAAGGGAAAATCAAAGAGATCATCAGAG ATGAAGAATCTGAGAAAATTTCAAAGTCGAAAAAGAGAAAATGCGATGTCATGAGCTCTGATAAACTGGCGGAGGAACCGAAAAAAGCAGATTATGGCTTTGATTATGAAA TAAAAGGAGAATATTATGTGTTCAAAGACAAATCAAACTCCATCAAATGCATGACCCCTGATGATTTCCACTATTTCTACCGAA aaaaaacaaaagaagaacaATTTGAGGACAGCTATGATGAGCGGGATGAAGAATTTg aaaatgaagaagatttTGACGACTACGACATTTCATACTGGAAAATCAAAG ATGAGGACCAACCAAAGGCGATAAAGACAAAATTTTCTGATGGAGATTTCATCCTCCAAGCATTCGAGGAGACCATGCTCAAACGACGTGTCCCCGGGG GAGGAAAAGGCAAAGAATCTGAGGACATTTCAACCTTGGAGGAGCTGAGCTCTTCTGATGTGCAGAAGTGGAAATCAGCAGATGCAAATGATGATTCTGTTTTTGGTGCTGATTATGCCTTAGTTTGA